The region GATGCGGAAGTCCACGGCGGCTCGTCTGGTGGTCGAAGGTGAGCTTGGGGACGACGGCGACGGGTGAATGGAGTAGGCGGAGGTCTCGGCTCCTCGCGGCGCAGTCGAGCTCCGTGTGCATGCTTCGGTGGGGTGTGGGCATGAACCTCCCTGTCTGGGACGTGCGCGAGAGCGTGGCGAGGGTGTGTGTGGAGCAGGGGGGTCAGGGTGTGGACTAGGGCCCCGGGATTGAGTAGGTTTTGGTTTCGGCAGTGGCGGATGGTGGAGGGACGGCGGTGATGGCGAGAGACGATGCGAGGGCTAGCGTGCAGGGGTAAAATGCTGCAGAGGAGCAGCCCTTTTTATAGGACATGCTGGCTTGGAGCAGAGGCGACGCTAAGATCGAACCTCGTTCGGGATTCGATTCGGGTGCACTGCCGTTCGCGCACACGTGCATGGAAGGAATGAGGAAGAAAAGAAGGCAAGTAGGGATCGAGCGGTCAGTGGGACCCGTGTGTCAGCGGCAGCGACAAAAGGAAGGGGATCAGCTGCCCGATCCCGAAGCGATTTGGTGCGCGCGAGAGAAACTGGGTTGGCTTCACACTATAGGTCTTAGTGGGCTTCAGCCATTTTATTTttgaaacacagaaaagaacatggaagaagagaaaaatatgatatagacgtataatatatcaaaatgctcagaaaaagacaaGGAAAAATATGAACTAATTTCCAGAGCAAAGTAAAGTACCTATAAATTCTaaaaattcaaagagtgctactattgcaataaaaatcattttttaaataccaaaatgatttcaaatttttcTCCTACTTTTTATTGAAGGGGATCATTTACCCTTATTTTCATATAATTAATTTTAGGataaaaaataatttgaataaaaacttcaaatgagtttgaatttgaattccaaACGATTTGCAAATTCTTCTTTTTTTCCTAGGCCAAATATATTTCAAATGCCTTTGAATATTTTGAAGGGTCGATTCCTTCGTTCATTTTGAATAAGCTTCAAAGAGATTTAAATTTGAAAATCGACTTCAACTAAATTGAAAAGGAAATTTCAAAAAGACTTAAAGGGACTTTCAAGATCTttattttaaacttccaactctctttttTATTATTTGaataagtcattttatcttctctcatgaaaatccttgAGTTGCATTTTTTTATGAAACTGAAAtttttcaaatggaattcaaatcttttcaaacccTTTTCAATACTTTAATGGAAGAAGGCATGTCATCTTCACttcagggttttgtgtttgaaatgaATTTGGATTCATGGGACCCCAAATGCAAGATTGAAAGTTTGGGAaaatccttttattccctctcattcaattttcaaaagttcatgacaaacagagtaacgctttaagcaagatgacatgatgtagacaaagaaaACTCAATcaatgaataaaccccatcgttttatccttaatggaaacaatacaaatatgtgcctcgaTATCCCTTCTTTCACCTGgtgaggataccgcaagattgaacccattaaaaAGAACCTcttccactgaagataaatcaatctagttggccaaaccaaacggatagatcggagagaaatacaaagatatcataatcatgcataataaagttcaaaaaagactcaattactttcaatgaataatctaatcataaactcacaattattcggatcccaacaaacacaccacaaaataagattacatcagatagaactccaagaagatcgaggagaacattgtattgaagatcaaagagagagagagagagagagagagagagagagagaagaagtcatctagctactagctatggacctgtaggtctatggtgaactactcacacatcatcggtagggcagcaaggttgatgtagaagccctccgtgatagattccccctctggcaaagtgctggaaaaggcctccagatgggatcgcggagGAATagaagcttgcggtggcggaaaaagtgtttcgggtggatctctgggggtttcccaatatttgagaatttatagaagtggaattaggtcagacggagccacATGAGGCCTACAAGGTAACAGGGAGCACTCCCCTAGGGCATTCCTTGTTTCCTTGTCATCTCCTTGTTTTTTGTCTGATATCCTCCCGAAGCTTGTAGGGTCTCTTTTGTAcagaaaaaattgtcaaaaaagtttcgtagcgtttggactttgtttggtactaattttctggaaaaccaaaaaacaagcagaaaatagcaactggcactgggttaataggttagttccaaaaaatgatataaaattgcatattaaaGCATATAAAGTATTCAAgatcgataatataatagcacgaaacaatcaaaaaatattgATACGTTGGATATGCGTCACCTTTTGATGCGAATGCCCTCTTATAGTATGCAGTTCCTACGACCAAAGAAATAAATGCGTCGAAAACACCATCTTCGGTCTTTTCCATCTAGAGGGAATGCCTAACCGTCTCATGCCAAATGGACTAAATCTGAGAAGCTAAGGCACATAATTAGTCCGCAAAATGTATTGTGATCATCACCAAACACACTCAAGGCAGAAAATTCCCTAACGACATGTTATCTGGATCGAAACCTTCATCTACTCAAAGAACCGCTCATGATGCCACCGTTagaaaacatagtagaaaacaaaaaatcgTCCTATGATGAAaccaggaacactatgaagatgtggtttggatcggATCGTTACCAACTCTCTGTTACAGCAAAAGAACAGTGGGTGCAGATCGTACATGAAGTCCCTTGAACCATCCACAAATGATCCCTCAAACACATCATCAAAAGCATGACCTCCAATAGTTTGCAAGTGTACGGTCTTCACGGTCTAGTAGCGCTTCACCGTCCTGAGCTAACAGATGCTGGGGAATTAGAGGAATAATATTAGAACCACACTAGGCTTCTAATTATGATGACTATAGAGGATTAGATCTAGCTCTAATTGGATAAACTTGACCTAGAACTAGAGGACCAGAGGAAGCTCTAAATCTTGTATGTCCATACAGGAaaatcctcaagtatatataggttggaggagaggagaggggcgcCACAAGAGGGGAGGAGGACTCCCTCCTTAAGCCCGTCCTAGGGAGGAGGGGCGCCACCTTTGTTATTGGCCCCTAGGGCCCAATAACTCTCCACCACTTAGCCTTACTGTATTTTCCTTGGCCTGTTGATATTTAAATAATTATAAAAGCCTCTTAATCATTAATACAGTATTATTAATTTAAAATCAccaaaaacattttccacctatatatcaaTTCCCAGTATTACCCGGTAAATCCCGAAACCCTTCTGGTAACCTCAAAACGCGTCTGGTTTCTCTCAAAACTAATTCTAatattaatgaaactatttcaTAAATATTTCCTCATTACTCTTGCTCCACTAAAACTCAGGAGACTGTGATTCGCTTAAGCTTATGACCCTGGAGGTTCgataaaacatagacatgaacaaaaccccttTCGTTCAATGACtaatagcggaaccgtggacatccatattaaTCCTATGAATACATCACTGCCATTCGAGTGAACCTTTAGTTATcatagatacgtctccaacgtatctatattttatgaagtattcatgccatgtttacaacaattttatatggttttggtatgatttgattagaactaacccggactgacgctgttttcagcagaactaccgtgttgtcgttttttgtgcagaaataaaagttctcggaatgggctgaaaatttacggtgattttttgtggaccaaaagagacccccgaagcatcgAGGAAGGACCAGCAGCTTCACGAGGAAGCCACAAGCCTGGGGTGCGCGCCCATCCCCCAGCGCGCGTGAaggaggcttgtgggcccctcgggcatccccttgacgtgagaccgacgccaaaatttCTTATAAATGCCAAAACCCCCGAAaagaccctagatcagaagttccactaccgcaagcctctgtagccacgaaaaatcagtctaggccctctccggcaccctgccggagggggccatcatcaccagaggccatggaggaggaagctggAGGGGGCCaacatcaccatggaggccaatgACTAGAGGGAGAACTacccccatctagggggaaggccatggcggaggaagcacaagggggagactctctccctctctctctctctctctcggtggcaccggagtgccgccgggtgaaccatcgccgcggtgatcgtcttcatcaacatcaccatcttcatcaccttcctcgtctcttttaagcggtccactctctcgcaccccattgtaatcccctacttgaaaatGGTGTTTTATGccgcatattatgatccaatgatgtgttgccatcctatgatgttttgagtagatttcttttgtctttcgggttatttgatgatctagattggtttgagttgtatgttctattttggtgttgtcctatggtgccctccgtgccgCGCACACCTGAGAGATTCCTGCTATAGGgtctgcaatatgttcatgattcacttatagtggattgctagagtggcagaagcttaaacccgagtaagggggttgtttgcgtatgggagtaaagaggacttgatactttaatgctatggttgggttttaccttaatgatcttaagtagttgcagatgcttgctagagttccagtcgtaagtgcatatgatccaagtatagaaagtatgttagcttatgcctctccctcatataaaattgcaataatgattaccgatcttgtaaatgattgcctaggacaattccgcacaccattccattattattccacactcgctatttgtaaTATATTGTGATATATTCTAACTTTGTGATACCAGCACCTATTCTTATATTTTACTTCTCTGATATCATGCAAtgctatcctctttatacccacaacgtagttttatttctcgtttctagatggaagcaaacatttggtgtacgtagagtcatatcagtggtagataggacttgagagaatatcgatcttacctttagctccttgtgggttagacactccatacttatcacttccacctttggaaattgctaccatgattccttgcacttgggaatTATCAATCATGTGTTATTCCCTTTGCTtcatgatactttacaaaacctaaGGTGAGATATATCGCTATCCTCTTTAGTGATTCTAATGCTCAATGTACTGATCTTCTCATtagcggttttgttcttctttctcgttgacatgttccggcatccctgtgaccTAGTCACTTGAGTTTGGCCAGACGATGATTGATGTCGTCACACCGGGAGGTCCCTAATAATATCTCTCCATTGTCGGAGGAGACAAAATCtcactcttgagctatctagtcccttgtcaaactttctgataAACCTAAGTTGTTATGATCATCGTGTTACagatgatgtttgagcaaccccaaagtccatcgtatggtaagaagtgactacgatactctcatggtctaaggaactaaagcATACGTTAACTCTCTGTGTTATAATGATTGAGTTGTGACGATTGTATCTCAAAGTATAGCAAACAAgtttgggtcaattcaatatgacCATTCTTCCAGTGTCATATTCTCaaagttgttttaggactatccttctagttaacgatatcctaagatccaaaaaacatgaccacaaagaacacttgagctagtcttagaggcaagactaggaatcaGATTTTACCGTTTCTcattccacatgtgcatatgagttttccactgaatcgcacattccaggatcatagcagttataacgTGGAATGTAAACTCTTAGTTATGAATATgggaatataataatacaatattattgcatgTAGGGCATTCCAACACTAGACATCAGGTGTCATGGCGTCATAGTGGACAAGTTCTAAATCCTTGCGTATTTCTCCTTCGCAATTCTCCATCGAAATTGGAGTTGCGTTGTCTCGGCGCGGGTGGCTGGGTGGTTTGCCTAGATCTTCATGTGGCTTTGCACGACCTCTATGGAGTGGGATGGATCGATGGTCATACGTGGCGAAGTAGGAGTCGCTTGCTCAAGGAGAAGTGATGGCAATGACAATTGATCTGGGAGAAGTGATGACTATGGCACCAATTTGCTACCTCGATGACTTTGTCTTCATGATGGTGTGTGCGGGGTATCTTGTGTGCACCGAGTAGCAGATTGTGACacttttagcccggttttccgttATTTAACGGGGCAACTATTTTCTTCTTAATTAATATTGTGGCAAATCTATTGTCTCCACTTCAAATAAAAATATACTAGACAAGTGCACCTTATATATAACACCAACACGAGGTCTATTCTACAAGGATCGACTTGTTCTTTAACAATGATACCTCAAAATGTGCTTGACATCAGGTGTCAAGTGGAGAAGCGTCACTTTGTATATAATACTCACACTGAGTTTGTTCCCGGTGGAATGATTTTTAGTGTAATATTGGAAGTGGAGAAATGCATAAAAGTTTTCAACTGCTTAAATGGAACTAATTTAGCCGTGAAGTCATAGTTATATAATGGACACAATAATGGTATTTTCCTGTATTAGTGAGGGATACGACGAAATCTTGAAGAAGGGGAGAGCATTCCAACATAGGCGGAGAACACGAGGTATGTTCTTGTATGGCCGACTTTTATCCTTTTTTCGACATCAAGGGTCGAGTGGACAAGGATGAACCTTATATATAACATCCACACGGAGCTTGTTCCCGACGGACTACTGTAAtatcagaaaacaaaatatgtacaaGATTTCAACAACTTAATGTGACCAATTTAGCCATAAATTTACATCAATATAACGAATGCAATTATAATCCGGAGATGAGTGAAGGATACAATAAAATCTAGAAGAAGGGAAAAACATTCTAGCACGGGCGGAGAACACGAGGTATGTTTGTGACAGATTGACTTTTGTCCTTTAGGATGATATGCAAAAGCTGCTCGATATAAAGTGTCGAGTTGACAAGCAAGCACCTTATATACAACATTCACGCGGAGCTTGCTCTGCCCGGAGATAATTTTGTCCTCTTAAGATGATATTGTAATATTGGAAATGAAAAAATGTACGAAAGATTCCAACTCCTTAGATATAGTTAATTTAGCCATGAATTGGTAGTTATATAACAAACACGGTTATACTTAGATGAGTGAGTGACACAACAAAATcttcaagaaaagaagaaaactctAACAATAAGCGGAGAACAAGATGAATACCAGAGGGTTGGAGGGGGGGAGGGGGAGTGGCGTAAATGGTTGATCACCACTACTTCACATCGAGGGTTCAGACGCCGTTTACATATGCCAACAAGAATTTTTGCCTTGTTGATTCTTTGATAATTCATTTGTCACGGGGATAATCGTTAATAATTTTAAAGGATTGGATCTTAGGGTGATTACTAACTCTTTTCTAGGGTTTTTTCACGATACTAAGGACTACATATTTCGAGTTGCACAAAAGGCTTTGACTGTCGATTACCTCATTAATATCAGATTTACTACTATTACACGATTAAAAAAATCAGAAATCATCTAATAAAAACCTATTGACATTAATTTTATACAAAGTATTGCCGCAATTTTTTTATACAAAGTACTTCTATTCCCTACCAAAAAAAATCCTActattagtactccctctgtaaagaaataaaagagcgtttagatcactagtttagtgatctaaacgctcttatacttCACACTAtatgcttttatatttctttacagagggagtagtattttgggACGCAAAGTGTATGAAGGAATTTTACAAGTGGCTCTCAACATATTCCTGAATGCAATCTGCCTATACGATGCGAAGTTTTACACGGTAGAGTAAATTTCTACCATCCACAGAAAAGACTAATCTCCCAATACGGTCAGTCGCAGTCCATGGATTTGGATTCGGCGGCGGCAGTCNNNNNNNNNNNNNNNNNNNNNNNNNNNNNNNNNNNNNNNNNNNNNNNNNNNNNNNNNNNNNNNNNNNNNNNNNNNNNNNNNNNNNNNNNNNNNNNNNNNNNNNNNNNNNNNNNNNNNNNNNNNNNNNNNNNNNNNNNNNNNNNNNNNNNNNNNNNNNNNNNNNNNNNNNNNNNNNNNNNNNNNNNNNNNNNNNNNNNNNNNNNNNNNNNNNNNNNNNNNNNNNNNNNNNNNNNNNNNNNNNNNNNNNNNNNNNNNNNNNNNNNNNNNNNNNNNNNNNNNNNNNNNNNNNNNNNNNNNNNNNNNNNNNNNNNNNNNNNNNNNNNNNNNNNNNNNNNNNNNNNNNNNNNNNNNNNNNNNNNNNNNNNNNNNNNNNNNNNNNNNNNNNNNNNNNNNNNNNNNNNNNNNNNNNNNNNNNNNNNNNNNNNNAGGAGGCGGCAGTCTATATCGCTCTCCAGTTGATAAGGCTCGATCGATGAGACCACGTACGTACCTTGTATCGTGATTTTGTACCACACatgtgtattttattttattttttgcatggCACCACACTTGCGTATTTGCGACGGTATACAATACCAGGGTACTCGTACGTACCGAGTATTGTTGTTGAGAAAATACAAAAGCAACGTATACACTATTTATATACGTGGTGTACCGAGAACTGCATTAATTTTGCAAAGAAGATCCAGCTCAGTTGCCATACCAATCGTGTTATTAATTGCGACGACCCGAGAAAAAAGGTTATTTTTAGGTGAAAAAAAAAGACTACTTCCATTGCTAATTGGCGAGGGAACGAACAGAACAGATAAGAATTGAAGGGAAAAAACGAAATAAATTAATAAAAGTCCAACTTGAATATCTGATTTGACCCTATGATAGTAGGAGTAATAATTTTCTGAACATGTATCTGTTTCTGATGATATATTCTAAGTAGTGCCAACTAATGACTGGAAAAACTTttccagaaagaaaaaaaaatcgaATTGTCTATCATCTTTTCCCATTCACTCGGTCTCATCGGCGGCAGCATTCAGGTCAATCTTCGGCTTCTTCCCGCTATTGTGGGCGGCGGGCTTGGTGGGGAGCGGCGGCACCTTGGACGTGCACCGCGGGCACCGGGGGTCGGCCTCGGCGATGAGCACGTACGTGAGGCAGGACGGGCACGCGGACGCGCGCATGGCCGGGTTCGCGGGGGGCGACGCCGTGCTTGAAGGAGGCGAGCGGCTGCGCTTTCCCAGGGAGGGGCACGACGAGGAGGTGGACGCAGACGAGGAGGACGAAGTGTCCGGAGAGCGGGCTGACCGCGCGGCAGCGGCGCGCTGCAGGGCGTCGCGGACCATGTCGAGGGTGCAGACCGCGGCGCATGTggtgacggcggcggccggagcggtgGATGCCGTGGGAGGCAGGTTGAGGTCCTGGTGGCCGTCTTGGGCGGCCTGGTGGCGATGAGGGGTCAGGAACGTCTTGCCGGACTGCACAAAAACAAGAAATTCACTCTGTTATAATTTGAAACAAGATCAAAGACggctatgaacatgaagaacaaAAACTCTGTAATTCAATCCAACAGAACCAAAAAAAATGATCATCATGCTCTTAAACCGATCGAGAAGATGTGCGGACATAATCTAACCTAGGAAATTTATATGATTCTACAGAATTTCATCTCGAACAGGAACCACACGGGCGCGAATTTATTAACCACCAAACACGAACGCACGCACGTGTAACTAACTTGTTCATACATAGACGAACAAGAACAGGGGAGGAGAAACGAACGGGCGAAACAACAGGAGGAGGACTCACCAGCAGATCAAGCCGTCGCTCCCAGCCGGCGGGCACCTTGACCTCGAGGTCGACGACCTCGTCCTGCCCGCCGGCGTCGCTGCCGCACCCGCCGAGCAGATCCAT is a window of Triticum dicoccoides isolate Atlit2015 ecotype Zavitan chromosome 2B, WEW_v2.0, whole genome shotgun sequence DNA encoding:
- the LOC119365657 gene encoding uncharacterized protein LOC119365657, with protein sequence MAAEVSSIARMLRGEAGKGRAGAGKAPEMVTMDLLGGCGSDAGGQDEVVDLEVKVPAGWERRLDLLSGKTFLTPHRHQAAQDGHQDLNLPPTASTAPAAAVTTCAAVCTLDMVRDALQRAAAARSARSPDTSSSSSASTSSSCPSLGKRSRSPPSSTASPPANPAMRASACPSCLTYVLIAEADPRCPRCTSKVPPLPTKPAAHNSGKKPKIDLNAAADETE